One Nicotiana sylvestris chromosome 12, ASM39365v2, whole genome shotgun sequence genomic window carries:
- the LOC138883736 gene encoding uncharacterized mitochondrial protein AtMg00310-like: protein MTSSGGRMILIKHILQSLPTYILSAMNPPKGITKLMEKHFANFFWGTNEGKNKYHWSSWNNLCLSQDEGGADVRKMEDIIDILSIKRWWRFRTHPSLWTNFFKNKYCKRAHPVNKKPNPTDSHIWRNMLKIRDKAEENIIWEIQKGNCSFWWDNWTGDANEDDFPVWTTSNDGRFSSNSA from the exons ATGACGTCCTCTGGAGGGAGAATGATTTTGATTAAACATATCTTACAATCCCTCCCCACATACATCCTATCTGCTATGAACCCTCCTAAAGGAATTACTAAGCTCATGGAGAAACACTTTGCAAACTTCTTCTGGGGTACAAATGAAGGTAAAAACAAATATCATTGGTCTTCATGGAATAATCTTTGTCTCTCCCAAGATGAGGGAGGAGCTGATGTCAGAAAAATGGAGGATATCATAGATATACTTAGCATTAAAAGATGGTGGAGATTCAGAACTCATCCTTCCCTATGGACCAactttttcaagaataaatattGCAAAAGAGCCCATCCAGTGAACAAAAAGCCAAATCCTACTGATTCTCATATTTGGAGAAACATGCTCAAAATCAGAGACAAAGCCGAGGAAAATATTATATGGGAAATACAGAAAGGTAATTGTAGCTTTTGGTGGGATAACTGGACAG GAGACGCAAATGAGGATGATTTCCCTGTTTGGACTACTTCTAATGATGGGAGATTTTCTTCTAACTCAGCATGA